In Candidatus Cybelea sp., the following proteins share a genomic window:
- the hutU gene encoding urocanate hydratase, with protein sequence MSVIAGPRTVRAPHGAELSCLGWPQEAALRMLMNNLDPEVAERPDDLVVYGGNGRAARSWEAFDAIVRTLRRLRSDETMIVQSGKPVAVFKTHARAPRVLIANANLVPKWADWNTFRELEAQGLTMYGQMTAGSWIYIGTQGILQGTYETFAELARRHFGGSLARRVTLTAGVGGMGGAQPLAVTMNDGICLIVDVDRARLERRRELRYLDRVVDSREEALRQVEAACGRGEAVSIGYEGNAAEEFALLYDLGLRPDAVTDQTSAHDLLDGYVPAGLSLAQAAELRRRDPEEYQRRALVGCGEQVRAMVRFLDAGSVVFDYGNNIRAQAQRAGFERAFAFPGFVPAFIRPLFCRGSGPFRFAALSGDPDDIAACDAKLLELFSDDESLTRWIHMARERISFQGLPSRICWLPYGRRAIAGLAFNELVGSGAVKAPIVIGRDHLDTGSVASPYRETEAMRDGSDAIADWPILNALLNTAAGAHWVSFHHGGGVGIGYSLHAGMVVVADGSDDARERLGCVLTTDPGMGVVRHADAGYEIAIETADREGIDWRL encoded by the coding sequence ATGAGCGTTATCGCCGGACCGCGGACCGTTCGAGCGCCGCACGGAGCCGAGCTCAGTTGTCTTGGATGGCCGCAAGAAGCCGCGCTGCGCATGCTGATGAACAACCTCGACCCCGAGGTTGCCGAACGCCCCGACGACCTGGTGGTCTACGGCGGAAACGGGCGCGCCGCACGTTCGTGGGAGGCCTTCGATGCGATCGTCCGGACTCTACGGCGGCTGCGATCCGACGAGACGATGATCGTTCAGAGCGGCAAGCCGGTCGCGGTCTTCAAAACTCACGCTCGCGCTCCGCGCGTGCTGATCGCCAACGCGAACCTCGTGCCCAAGTGGGCCGACTGGAACACCTTTCGCGAGCTGGAAGCGCAAGGGCTGACGATGTACGGCCAGATGACGGCCGGCTCGTGGATCTACATCGGTACGCAAGGCATCCTGCAAGGGACGTACGAGACCTTTGCCGAGTTGGCGCGGCGCCACTTCGGCGGCTCGCTTGCCCGCCGCGTAACGTTGACGGCCGGTGTCGGCGGAATGGGCGGCGCGCAACCGCTGGCCGTGACGATGAACGACGGAATCTGTCTGATCGTCGACGTCGACCGGGCGCGTTTGGAGCGCCGTCGTGAGCTGCGCTATCTCGACCGCGTCGTTGATTCGCGCGAGGAGGCGCTGCGCCAAGTGGAAGCGGCGTGCGGCCGCGGCGAGGCCGTCTCGATCGGGTACGAAGGCAATGCAGCCGAGGAGTTCGCGCTGCTCTACGATTTGGGGCTGCGGCCAGACGCGGTAACCGATCAAACCTCCGCGCACGACCTGCTCGACGGTTACGTGCCGGCCGGTCTTTCTCTCGCACAAGCAGCCGAGCTGCGGCGGCGAGATCCGGAAGAGTATCAGCGCCGCGCGCTCGTGGGCTGCGGCGAGCAGGTGCGCGCGATGGTTCGGTTCCTTGACGCGGGATCGGTCGTCTTCGACTACGGCAACAATATCCGCGCGCAGGCGCAGCGGGCCGGTTTCGAGCGCGCGTTTGCCTTCCCGGGATTCGTGCCGGCCTTTATTCGCCCGCTCTTCTGCCGCGGCTCCGGGCCGTTCCGCTTCGCCGCACTCTCGGGTGACCCCGACGACATCGCGGCTTGCGACGCAAAACTGCTCGAGCTGTTTTCCGACGACGAGTCGCTGACGCGCTGGATTCACATGGCGCGCGAACGCATCTCCTTCCAAGGATTACCGTCGCGAATCTGCTGGCTGCCGTATGGGCGGCGCGCGATTGCGGGGCTCGCCTTCAACGAGCTCGTTGGGAGCGGCGCGGTGAAAGCGCCGATTGTCATCGGGCGCGATCACCTCGATACCGGCAGCGTCGCGTCGCCCTATCGCGAGACCGAAGCGATGCGGGACGGCAGCGATGCGATCGCCGACTGGCCAATCCTCAATGCGCTGCTCAATACCGCGGCGGGCGCGCACTGGGTCAGCTTCCATCACGGCGGCGGCGTCGGCATTGGCTACAGCCTGCACGCGGGCATGGTCGTCGTTGCCGATGGGAGCGACGACGCGCGCGAGCGGCTCGGCTGCGTGCTGACGACCGACCCCGGCATGGGCGTCGTGCGTCACGCCGACGCCGGCTACGAGATCGCAATCGAAACGGCCGATCGAGAAGGGATCGATTGGCGTCTCTGA
- a CDS encoding TonB-dependent receptor: protein MTSILGFAFSAGTGLAGTTGSLTGTVAHSATGAPVAGARVAVVSPSQTTTVTTDAAGRFSILSLAPDTYTITVSKDGFETSTITGISVFADQVQALRVPLAPSMRTIAHVTSRSSMDVVKSGTTTDVYSVNSTMTAAAAGLGGGGNLNNAYSAIAAVPGAFVPPNQQGWDQTVYIRGGNYDQVGYEFDGVPVNRSFDNYPGGTAGTLGQQELQVYTGGGTAGESATGLAGFINQVIKTGTFPGYANVNAGLGTPTYYHNLQVEAGGATPDRMFSYYVGIGGYNQDYRYLDQFNGSNLGDVWGYPAIAYNTINLPFGGVFPECSYKPPSGSGWYGGPNASPVYNPYGYKDFGLAGTMSLPVGTHRNPGCYQTLSPAYASYSNIGDRENVLNLHIGVPHRRDAGRDDIQILYNVTSLLSSFYSSQNDLGPHVINQLSQAIYGENVPEVWGDFVTWPSHTQFGQNPTGIAPVPYFDPGSPGNRCANVDPYGFYAGVTLKGQCAAGTFSAVPADARDTFWNNASIFKLQYQHNIGSNAYFRIYGYTFYSDWLQTSPLSYGTPFYGFGVTSYDYELESHTRGLAFTFADQLSTQHLLNVDANYTTATTNRYNNTNFNNFLSTSATNLTNGKQCFAYAAGSFEGESYKAGQPAPCNSPVTSGSFLYPEPGSPKVPGANWQVTFTGDSGFLNNVTPNFTSVALEDHWTPTDKLNVDLGLRGEEYAYNLANTSSNGQNFWFLAGQNEFCYNPQTLQPYFIPSPPASGRPATPFIGFNCPLDNSIPAHPVQTVHPDGKSGHLLLSNSYSPTLADYALTPRIGATYTVNPDTVLRFSAGRYAQEPETYQVQYNAKDNNLAYDLFQAFWQYGYTTPKHDPAVQYSDNYDASYERRFKGTDMSIKLTPYYRYATNQVYNISLPFGLTGGLNSGVERVDGVEFEFTKGDFDKNGLSFLLSYTYTNAAERWANYPGTSLNPIDPYNQNIANFNGLTRAGGGSQCYENDKAGNVYPDPRCIRLNPNYNGVILNPYYKMAPQPLLDRNGWYPVGLDFAYLSPNVVSAIVNYKHNKFAISPALTFNEGQPYGNPADVNGLDPRTCARNSTHIPTAPNKFQADYTTCGLAATQNGTEPGILAIPNPQTGVFDSFGQFRQPDQLNFSLQMSYQVTPRVKVNALLANLVNACFGGSSEPWTKQYPPNSYTCGYIANYYYTANFYNGASPNDKFANGVPLNPAFANSYIPAYADTNAFTLPNPFNAYFSVNVTL from the coding sequence TTGACGAGCATCCTCGGATTTGCGTTTTCCGCCGGCACCGGGCTCGCCGGAACGACGGGCTCGCTGACCGGAACGGTGGCCCACAGTGCCACCGGTGCGCCGGTCGCCGGCGCGAGAGTCGCGGTCGTCAGTCCATCGCAGACGACGACCGTAACGACGGATGCCGCGGGGCGATTCTCGATACTCTCGCTGGCGCCCGATACCTACACGATCACGGTCTCGAAGGACGGTTTCGAAACCTCGACGATTACGGGCATCTCCGTCTTCGCCGACCAGGTGCAGGCGTTACGCGTTCCGCTTGCGCCTTCGATGCGGACGATCGCCCACGTTACCTCGCGCTCCAGCATGGATGTAGTCAAATCGGGCACGACGACCGACGTTTATTCGGTCAACTCGACGATGACCGCGGCCGCGGCCGGCCTCGGCGGCGGCGGCAACTTGAACAACGCCTACTCGGCGATCGCTGCGGTACCGGGTGCGTTCGTGCCGCCCAACCAGCAGGGCTGGGATCAGACCGTCTACATTCGCGGCGGCAACTACGACCAGGTGGGCTACGAGTTCGACGGCGTCCCGGTCAATCGTTCGTTCGATAACTATCCCGGCGGGACGGCCGGCACGCTGGGACAACAGGAACTGCAGGTGTATACCGGCGGGGGAACCGCCGGCGAGAGCGCGACCGGCCTCGCCGGCTTCATCAACCAGGTCATCAAGACCGGAACCTTCCCAGGATATGCCAACGTCAACGCCGGTTTGGGCACGCCGACCTATTACCACAACCTGCAGGTCGAGGCCGGCGGCGCGACGCCGGACCGGATGTTCTCCTACTACGTCGGAATCGGCGGCTACAATCAAGATTACCGATATCTCGACCAGTTCAACGGTTCGAATCTCGGCGACGTCTGGGGCTATCCGGCGATCGCCTACAACACGATCAATCTGCCTTTCGGCGGCGTTTTCCCGGAGTGCTCGTACAAGCCGCCCAGCGGCTCGGGCTGGTACGGCGGCCCGAACGCATCGCCGGTCTACAACCCGTACGGCTATAAGGACTTCGGACTTGCGGGCACGATGAGTCTGCCGGTCGGCACGCATCGGAACCCGGGCTGCTATCAGACGCTCTCCCCGGCCTATGCGAGCTACTCGAACATCGGCGATCGCGAGAACGTCCTCAACCTGCACATCGGCGTTCCGCACCGCCGCGACGCCGGCCGCGACGACATCCAGATCCTATACAACGTCACCTCGTTGCTCAGCTCGTTCTACAGCTCGCAGAACGACCTCGGACCCCACGTCATCAATCAGCTCAGCCAGGCGATCTACGGTGAAAACGTGCCGGAGGTCTGGGGCGACTTCGTTACCTGGCCGTCCCACACGCAATTCGGCCAAAACCCGACCGGCATCGCGCCGGTCCCCTACTTCGACCCGGGCTCGCCCGGCAACCGCTGCGCGAACGTCGATCCGTACGGCTTCTACGCCGGCGTGACGCTCAAGGGCCAGTGCGCCGCGGGAACGTTCTCGGCGGTTCCGGCCGACGCGCGCGACACGTTCTGGAACAACGCGTCGATCTTCAAACTACAGTACCAGCACAACATCGGCTCAAACGCCTACTTCCGTATCTACGGCTACACGTTCTACTCCGATTGGCTGCAGACCAGCCCGCTCAGTTACGGCACGCCGTTCTACGGTTTCGGCGTCACCAGTTACGACTACGAGCTCGAGTCCCACACCCGCGGGCTCGCCTTTACCTTCGCCGATCAGCTCAGCACGCAGCACCTGCTCAACGTCGACGCCAACTATACGACGGCGACGACCAATCGCTATAACAACACGAACTTCAACAACTTCCTCAGTACGAGCGCGACCAATCTCACCAACGGTAAGCAGTGCTTTGCCTATGCTGCCGGCAGCTTCGAAGGTGAGTCGTATAAAGCGGGGCAGCCGGCGCCGTGCAACAGCCCCGTAACGAGCGGCTCGTTCCTCTATCCCGAGCCCGGCTCGCCGAAGGTTCCCGGCGCGAACTGGCAGGTCACGTTCACCGGCGACTCCGGATTCCTCAACAACGTCACTCCGAACTTTACCTCGGTCGCGCTCGAAGATCACTGGACGCCGACCGACAAGCTCAACGTCGATCTCGGGCTGCGTGGGGAAGAGTACGCGTACAATCTCGCCAACACGTCGAGCAACGGCCAGAACTTCTGGTTTCTCGCCGGTCAGAACGAGTTCTGTTACAATCCTCAGACGCTTCAGCCGTACTTCATCCCCTCGCCGCCCGCGAGCGGACGGCCGGCGACGCCTTTTATCGGTTTCAACTGCCCGCTGGATAACTCGATTCCCGCGCACCCGGTGCAGACCGTGCATCCCGACGGAAAAAGCGGCCATCTGCTGCTGAGCAACAGCTACAGCCCGACGCTGGCGGACTACGCCCTGACACCGCGCATCGGTGCCACCTATACGGTCAATCCCGACACGGTACTACGCTTCTCGGCCGGGCGCTACGCGCAGGAGCCCGAGACTTATCAGGTCCAGTACAACGCGAAGGACAACAACCTCGCCTACGATCTCTTCCAGGCCTTCTGGCAATACGGGTATACGACGCCCAAACACGACCCGGCGGTGCAGTACTCCGATAACTACGACGCGTCGTACGAGCGCCGTTTCAAAGGCACGGACATGTCGATCAAGCTGACGCCGTACTATCGTTACGCTACCAATCAGGTCTATAACATCAGCCTTCCTTTCGGTTTGACCGGCGGTCTCAACTCCGGCGTCGAGCGCGTCGACGGTGTCGAGTTCGAGTTTACGAAGGGCGACTTCGACAAGAACGGCCTCTCCTTCTTACTTTCGTACACCTACACGAACGCGGCGGAGCGCTGGGCCAACTATCCCGGCACCTCGCTCAACCCGATCGATCCGTACAACCAGAACATCGCGAACTTCAACGGGCTCACACGCGCCGGCGGCGGATCGCAGTGCTATGAAAACGACAAGGCCGGGAACGTGTATCCCGATCCGCGCTGCATCCGGCTCAACCCGAACTACAACGGGGTGATCTTAAATCCGTACTACAAGATGGCGCCGCAGCCGCTGCTCGACCGCAACGGCTGGTATCCCGTCGGCCTGGATTTCGCCTACCTTTCACCCAACGTCGTCAGCGCGATCGTCAACTACAAGCACAACAAGTTTGCGATTTCGCCGGCGCTGACGTTCAACGAAGGCCAACCCTACGGCAATCCCGCGGATGTCAACGGTTTGGATCCGCGTACCTGTGCGCGCAACTCGACCCACATCCCCACTGCGCCGAACAAGTTCCAGGCCGACTACACGACCTGCGGCCTGGCGGCGACCCAGAACGGAACGGAGCCCGGAATTTTGGCGATTCCGAATCCGCAGACCGGCGTCTTCGACAGCTTTGGCCAGTTCCGGCAGCCGGATCAGCTGAATTTCAGCCTGCAGATGTCCTATCAAGTCACCCCGCGGGTCAAGGTCAACGCGCTCTTGGCCAATCTGGTCAACGCCTGCTTCGGCGGCTCGTCGGAGCCGTGGACCAAGCAGTATCCGCCCAACAGTTACACCTGCGGTTACATCGCCAACTACTATTACACTGCGAACTTCTATAACGGCGCCTCGCCCAACGACAAGTTCGCCAACGGGGTGCCGCTCAATCCCGCCTTTGCGAACTCCTACATACCGGCCTATGCCGATACGAACGCGTTCACACTGCCAAACCCGTTCAACGCCTACTTCTCGGTGAACGTCACCCTATAG
- the hutH gene encoding histidine ammonia-lyase: protein MVETLELDGRHLTLEAVEAAALGARVGITSAARERVRRARDFVDRKFAAGDRIYGVTTGFGRLANIAVAPEDAAELQLNLVRSHAAGTGEPLPIPIVRAASVLRANSLSAGHSGVKLETLDLILGMLARGVTPVVPCQGSVGASGDLAPLAHMTLALIGEGECYYGGERMPSAVALERAGLEPIALGAKEGLALVNGTQVMTAVAALGVLRAERLAAAADVIAAMSLEAYLASDRVFDRRLNDLRPHPGQERVAGNLRELLADSEIVHSHVECERVQDPYSFRCVPVVHGAVRDSIAHVRRVTEIESNSVTDNPLVFPEDGDFVSGGNFHGEPVAIVLDLLKIAISELASIAERRLYLLLNAEDRGLPLFLAHRLGLQSGLMIVQYTAAALVNENKGYAWPSSVDSIPTSAGQEDHVSMGMTSANNLMRVLENVEGALACELLGAMAAADFRKPLHPGRGTAAAHEITHERIAPFIADRSPAPDIAAARELIASRAFAGAAEAAIGRRL from the coding sequence TTGGTCGAAACTCTAGAGCTCGACGGGCGCCATCTGACGCTCGAGGCGGTTGAGGCGGCGGCGCTCGGGGCGCGCGTCGGGATCACCTCGGCGGCGCGCGAGCGCGTGCGGCGCGCCCGCGATTTCGTCGACCGCAAGTTCGCCGCGGGCGATCGCATCTACGGTGTAACGACCGGCTTCGGCCGGCTTGCGAACATCGCCGTCGCGCCCGAAGACGCCGCCGAGCTGCAGCTCAACCTCGTCCGCAGCCACGCGGCGGGCACCGGCGAGCCGTTGCCGATTCCGATCGTGCGCGCTGCGAGCGTCCTTCGCGCGAACTCGCTCTCGGCCGGTCATTCCGGCGTCAAGCTTGAGACGCTCGACCTGATCCTTGGTATGCTCGCGCGCGGCGTTACGCCAGTCGTGCCCTGCCAAGGTTCGGTCGGCGCCAGCGGTGATCTCGCGCCGCTCGCGCACATGACGCTCGCGCTGATCGGCGAGGGCGAATGCTACTACGGCGGCGAGCGCATGCCAAGTGCCGTAGCGCTCGAGCGCGCCGGCCTCGAACCGATTGCACTTGGGGCAAAGGAGGGGCTCGCCCTCGTCAACGGTACGCAGGTCATGACCGCGGTGGCGGCGCTCGGCGTGTTGCGCGCGGAACGGCTTGCGGCTGCAGCCGACGTGATCGCGGCGATGTCGCTGGAAGCCTATCTGGCGAGCGATCGCGTCTTCGATCGCCGCCTCAACGACCTGAGGCCCCATCCCGGTCAGGAACGCGTTGCGGGCAATCTCCGCGAGTTGCTGGCCGATTCGGAGATCGTCCACTCGCACGTCGAGTGCGAGCGAGTGCAGGATCCCTACTCGTTTCGCTGCGTCCCGGTCGTGCATGGGGCGGTGCGCGACTCGATCGCTCACGTGCGGCGCGTCACCGAGATCGAAAGCAACTCGGTTACCGACAATCCGCTCGTCTTTCCCGAAGACGGCGACTTCGTCTCGGGCGGCAACTTTCACGGCGAGCCGGTTGCAATCGTGCTGGATCTTCTGAAGATCGCCATCTCCGAATTGGCCTCGATTGCCGAGCGGCGGCTCTACCTGCTGCTCAATGCGGAGGACCGCGGCTTGCCGCTCTTCCTCGCGCACCGTCTCGGGCTGCAGTCGGGCCTGATGATCGTGCAGTACACCGCCGCGGCGCTAGTCAACGAGAACAAAGGCTACGCGTGGCCCTCGAGCGTCGACTCGATCCCAACCTCGGCCGGTCAAGAGGACCACGTCAGCATGGGCATGACCTCGGCTAACAATCTGATGCGCGTTCTGGAGAACGTCGAGGGTGCGCTTGCATGCGAGCTGCTCGGTGCGATGGCGGCCGCGGACTTCCGCAAACCGCTGCACCCGGGGCGGGGCACCGCGGCGGCACATGAGATCACGCACGAACGCATCGCGCCGTTTATCGCCGATCGCAGCCCTGCGCCCGACATCGCCGCCGCGCGCGAGCTGATTGCCTCCCGCGCGTTCGCCGGCGCGGCCGAAGCCGCGATCGGCCGCCGCCTATAG
- a CDS encoding WYL domain-containing protein: MSAEGESKVILLVRLLNAIDQGRHSFEALKEKIAESGRAPSTRSLRRYLAILTNAGFPLYFDRAANVYRFAQGYSLKRLDLSNGELFGLVALRSLGASIGGTIGASIDDVAEKLVGSAGRGARDRVDAATPVAFRLSEVSLDKRGERAFALLSSAERSSRSVRFKYRDKEGRSSSRTVDPYGFIINAGRVYCVAHDHTRNDKRTFAVDSVSEPRVLAKTFVRPNGFNVEAYAAASISGVLHSDETTDVRVRFAPRVAKAAAAAHIVADRRIAQRRDGTAEITYRVADVDELVRWVLGWGAQAEVVAPEAVRARIAALAQEVAKKYAQ; the protein is encoded by the coding sequence ATGAGCGCTGAGGGCGAATCGAAGGTCATTCTGCTGGTGCGCTTGCTCAATGCGATCGATCAGGGCCGTCACTCGTTCGAAGCGCTCAAAGAGAAGATTGCCGAGAGCGGCCGCGCGCCCAGCACGCGCAGCCTGCGGCGCTATCTTGCGATCCTTACCAACGCCGGCTTCCCGCTCTACTTCGATCGCGCGGCAAACGTCTACCGGTTCGCCCAAGGCTACAGTCTCAAGCGGCTCGATCTCAGCAACGGCGAGCTGTTCGGCTTGGTCGCGCTGCGGTCGTTGGGCGCAAGCATCGGCGGCACGATCGGTGCCTCGATCGACGACGTCGCGGAAAAGCTCGTCGGAAGCGCGGGACGCGGCGCGCGGGACCGCGTCGACGCGGCTACGCCCGTCGCCTTTCGTCTCTCCGAAGTCTCGCTCGACAAACGCGGCGAGCGTGCCTTCGCATTGCTCTCGTCGGCAGAGCGCTCGTCACGGAGCGTTCGCTTCAAATATCGCGATAAGGAGGGACGCAGCAGCTCGCGCACGGTCGACCCGTACGGCTTCATCATCAACGCCGGGCGAGTCTATTGTGTGGCGCACGATCACACTCGCAACGACAAGCGCACCTTCGCGGTGGACAGCGTCAGCGAGCCGCGAGTGCTCGCAAAGACGTTCGTGCGCCCGAACGGCTTCAACGTGGAGGCCTACGCGGCGGCGTCGATCAGCGGAGTGCTTCACAGCGACGAGACGACCGACGTCCGCGTCCGGTTCGCGCCGCGCGTCGCCAAGGCTGCGGCGGCGGCGCACATCGTTGCCGATCGCAGGATCGCACAGCGGCGCGACGGAACGGCTGAGATCACGTATCGCGTTGCCGACGTCGACGAGCTGGTCCGCTGGGTTCTCGGCTGGGGAGCGCAGGCAGAGGTGGTCGCGCCCGAGGCCGTGCGCGCGCGCATTGCAGCGTTGGCCCAAGAAGTAGCGAAGAAGTACGCCCAATGA
- a CDS encoding ATP-dependent Clp protease ATP-binding subunit encodes MWEPFTERARRSIVLAQEEAQRLGNNYIGTEHILLGIISEGESLAAKVLESLGVNLAKVRQEVEAIVGRGGQTVQQEMVFTPRAKRVIELAFEEARQLNHNYIGTEHLLLGLIREGEGVAARVLTNLGVDPAKVRVQTTSLLGAEGQPQAPKGKSKTPTLDAYGRDLTQLARDNKLDPVIGRNNEIERVIQILSRRTKNNPALIGEPGVGKTAIAEGLAQRVIKGDIPEPLRDRRVITLDLAGLVAGTKYRGEFEERMKRVMDEIRGAAGEIILFIDELHTLVGAGAAEGAIDASNIIKPALARGELQCIGATTLNEFRKHIEKDSALERRFQPVMVGEPTVDETIEILKGLRDRYEAHHKVQITDEALASAARLSDRYITDRFLPDKAVDLIDEASSRVRLQATLPPPAIREADAALRKLIAEKEAVVKNQEFDKAATIRDREEKLRLEKSQLEQEWRDRKSTGERVLKVTPDNIAEIVASWTKIPVSRLAQAETEKLLKMGELLHERVVGQEEAVNVITRAIRRSRAGLKNPSRPIGSFIFLGPTGVGKTEVARSVAAFLFDDEESMIRIDMSEYMEKYSVSRLVGAPPGYVGYEEGGQLTEAVRRRPYSVVLLDEIEKAHPDVSNLLLQVLEDGRLTDSQGRQVDFKNSVIIMTSNVGATGMTTTTDIGFRPERTSMSDEAKAYERMKNRVMEEVKQTFRPEFLNRVDEVLVFHQLTREQIEKIVTLELAKVVREVRAQEMELKVTEGAKAVLAKKGWDPQFGARPLRRAIQRMVEDELAEEMLKGNFGAGDHILADVDPDDPEKLKYAKIPTVEPPAPPSPSEPAIT; translated from the coding sequence ATGTGGGAGCCTTTCACCGAGCGAGCGCGGCGCAGCATCGTACTCGCTCAGGAAGAAGCTCAGCGCCTAGGAAACAACTATATCGGGACCGAGCACATCCTGCTCGGCATCATTTCCGAAGGCGAGAGCCTTGCCGCTAAGGTTCTTGAGTCGCTCGGAGTCAATCTGGCGAAAGTACGGCAAGAGGTCGAAGCGATCGTCGGGCGCGGCGGCCAGACGGTTCAACAGGAAATGGTCTTCACGCCTCGGGCCAAGCGTGTGATCGAGCTCGCCTTTGAAGAGGCTCGCCAGCTCAATCACAACTACATCGGCACCGAGCACCTGCTTCTTGGATTGATCCGCGAGGGCGAGGGCGTAGCCGCCCGCGTCCTAACCAATCTCGGAGTGGATCCGGCGAAGGTTCGCGTACAGACCACCTCTCTGCTCGGGGCGGAGGGCCAACCGCAAGCGCCCAAGGGCAAGAGCAAGACACCGACGCTGGACGCGTACGGGCGCGATCTGACGCAGCTGGCGCGCGACAACAAGCTCGATCCGGTGATCGGCCGCAACAACGAGATCGAACGGGTCATTCAGATTTTATCGCGCCGTACAAAGAACAACCCGGCGCTCATCGGCGAACCCGGCGTCGGTAAGACGGCGATCGCCGAGGGCCTCGCACAGCGCGTCATCAAGGGCGACATCCCCGAGCCGCTGCGCGATCGTCGCGTCATCACCCTCGATCTGGCTGGTTTGGTCGCCGGCACGAAGTACCGCGGCGAGTTCGAAGAACGCATGAAGCGCGTCATGGACGAGATCCGCGGTGCCGCCGGCGAGATCATTCTCTTCATCGACGAGCTGCACACGCTGGTCGGCGCCGGAGCGGCCGAAGGCGCGATCGATGCAAGCAACATCATCAAGCCGGCGCTTGCACGCGGCGAACTCCAATGCATCGGCGCAACGACGCTCAACGAGTTTCGCAAGCACATCGAAAAGGACTCGGCGCTGGAACGCCGCTTCCAGCCGGTGATGGTCGGCGAGCCGACCGTCGATGAGACGATCGAGATCCTCAAGGGCCTGCGCGATCGCTACGAAGCGCATCATAAAGTACAAATCACCGACGAGGCGCTGGCGAGTGCGGCCCGGCTGAGCGACCGTTATATTACCGACCGCTTCCTTCCCGATAAAGCGGTCGACCTCATCGACGAAGCGAGCTCGCGCGTGCGCCTGCAGGCGACGCTGCCGCCGCCCGCGATTCGCGAGGCCGACGCAGCGCTGCGTAAGCTGATCGCCGAGAAAGAGGCCGTCGTCAAGAATCAAGAGTTCGACAAAGCGGCCACAATTCGCGACCGTGAGGAGAAGCTGCGGCTCGAGAAATCGCAGCTCGAGCAAGAGTGGCGAGACCGCAAATCGACCGGCGAACGCGTTCTCAAGGTAACGCCTGATAACATCGCCGAGATCGTTGCCTCGTGGACGAAGATTCCGGTCAGCCGGCTCGCACAAGCCGAAACCGAAAAGCTGCTCAAGATGGGCGAGCTGCTCCACGAGCGCGTCGTCGGTCAAGAAGAAGCGGTTAACGTCATCACTCGGGCGATTCGCCGCTCGCGCGCCGGGCTGAAGAACCCGAGCCGCCCGATCGGTTCGTTCATCTTCCTCGGCCCAACGGGTGTCGGCAAAACGGAAGTCGCGCGCAGCGTTGCCGCATTTCTCTTCGACGACGAAGAATCGATGATTCGCATCGATATGTCGGAGTACATGGAGAAGTATTCGGTCAGCCGCCTCGTCGGCGCGCCTCCGGGATACGTCGGTTACGAAGAGGGCGGCCAGCTCACGGAGGCGGTCCGCCGCCGTCCGTACTCGGTCGTGCTGCTCGATGAGATCGAAAAAGCGCATCCCGACGTCTCCAACCTTTTGCTCCAAGTGCTTGAAGACGGGCGGCTGACGGATTCGCAAGGGCGTCAGGTCGACTTCAAAAACTCGGTGATCATCATGACGAGCAACGTCGGCGCCACCGGGATGACGACCACGACCGATATCGGCTTCCGGCCGGAACGTACGTCGATGTCGGATGAAGCGAAAGCCTACGAGCGGATGAAGAACCGTGTGATGGAGGAGGTCAAGCAGACCTTCCGTCCGGAGTTCCTCAATCGTGTCGACGAAGTGCTCGTCTTCCATCAGCTCACGCGCGAACAGATCGAAAAGATCGTCACGCTCGAGCTCGCGAAGGTCGTGCGGGAAGTTCGCGCGCAGGAAATGGAACTCAAGGTCACCGAGGGCGCGAAGGCGGTGCTCGCCAAGAAGGGCTGGGATCCGCAGTTCGGTGCCCGGCCGCTGCGCCGCGCGATTCAACGTATGGTCGAAGACGAACTTGCCGAAGAGATGCTCAAGGGCAACTTTGGCGCGGGCGATCACATTCTCGCCGACGTCGATCCCGACGATCCCGAAAAGCTCAAGTACGCGAAGATTCCGACGGTCGAGCCGCCCGCTCCGCCGTCGCCCTCAGAACCCGCAATAACCTAA
- a CDS encoding metal-sulfur cluster assembly factor: MPTVEQVREALVEVKDPELNLGILELGLVYDITAEGENGEEVSVMMTLTSPMCPVGPMFVQSVKDHVMALDGVKNANVEITFTPPWDPKTMASDDVKAMLGIW; encoded by the coding sequence ATGCCAACCGTCGAACAAGTTCGTGAGGCGCTCGTCGAGGTGAAAGACCCCGAGCTCAACCTCGGTATCCTCGAGCTCGGGCTGGTCTACGATATCACGGCCGAGGGCGAGAACGGCGAAGAGGTGAGCGTCATGATGACCTTGACCTCTCCGATGTGTCCGGTCGGCCCGATGTTCGTCCAGTCAGTAAAGGACCACGTGATGGCCCTCGACGGCGTCAAGAACGCCAATGTCGAAATCACGTTCACGCCGCCCTGGGATCCTAAGACTATGGCCTCCGACGACGTGAAGGCCATGCTCGGCATCTGGTAA